The sequence below is a genomic window from Cryobacterium arcticum.
GCGCCTCTGGGACGGCCTGCACGGTCTCGAAGACGGCTACGAGGTGACCTCCGAGGTCGCCGAGAGCGGTGTCGTCCACGTCACCTTCAGCCGCTGAGCTCCGGCCGGGGAACACGACAAACCGTTGGCACGACAGGCGGACACCGATAGAGTTCCTCATACGTGACACGATCCGAGGAGGTGAGCCCGATGCACACACTGTCCACTCTGGGCGCTCCTTGGAGTTCACGATCGCGCGACTGACGTAGCCGTCGCGGGAGCGCCGTTCGCACCTCCCGAAAGCTACGACTATGACCACTTCGCCCCAGTCCGCCACTCCTCAGCCCACATCAGTCGCATCGCCCCGCCAGGCTCCGGACGTCCCCTCCCGTACCGCGTTGGTCCTCGGCGGTGGTGGTTCCACCGGCAACGCCTGGCTGCTCGGCGTCATCGCCGGCCTCACCGAAGCCGGGATGGACGTATCCCGGGCCGACCTCGTTGTCGGGACCTCGGCCGGAGCGACGGCCGCGGCCCAGATCAGTGGGGCCAGCCCGGCCCGACTGCTCGGCGACATCCTCGGGGCCGCGGCCGACCCGGCACGCACACCGGTGCGACCGGTGGGTGACCACCTGGAGCGCACGAACCGGATCATCGCCGACTCCGTGGATGCGGCTGATCTGCGCCGCAGACTGGGCGCCGCAGCCCTTGACCTGGCCGAGATGGCCGGTGCGTCCGCGCAAACCCGCTGGCGCGCGACGGTCGCCTCCCGGCTGCCCAGCCAGCACTGGCCGCATCGACGCATGCTCCTCACCGCCGTCGACGCCCACACCGGCGAACCGGTCGTATTCGACCGGCACAGCGGCGTCGAACTGGCGGATGCCGTGGCCGCGAGCTGCGCCAGCGGCTTCGCCTACCGCATCCGGGACCACGCCTTCATCGACGGGGGTTACCGGTCCAACGCCGACAACGCCGATCTGGCCGCCGGTTACGCGCGGGTGCTGGTGCTGTCGCCCTTCGGCGGCCGATCTCGTACACCGGCCGGGTGGGGCCTGCAGCTTGCCACTCAGATCGAGAACTTGCGCGCCGGCGGCAGCAGGGTCGAAACGATCATTCCATCCCCCGCCGCCGAGCACCTGTTCGGCGCGAACGCGATGGATGCGTCACTCCGCCCGCCCGCGGCACGCGCCGGATACGAGCAGGGCGGGGCCTTCGCGGAAGAGTTCGCCGAGTTTTGGCGCTGAGGCCGCAAAACGGGCAGTAACCAGGCGTGGAGCCCTCGGATCCACGGGCAGCTACCGCCCGACCTGCGTTTTGGGCGCGACTGTGCAACCATGGCTTGCTGATGCAAATCGATTTGCATGTTCATTTCAAGGAGTACTCAGCAATGCATTCTCTCCAGAAGAGCCCCCGGCGCCTCTTGGCCGCCGCGGGCACGACGGTCGCCCTCACCACAGCCGCCCTCCTCGGGCTGCCCTCGGCTGCCACGGCGCTGCCCGCCTTGCAGGACGGCCCCGAGCCCACCCCACACACCCAGGAGGCCCACGCCCCTGAAGATGACTTCACCGCGAAGTGGACCCGCGCTGACGCGCGGCAGCTGCAGCGCGTGTCCGATCCCACGACGCCTCCACGCGAGAATTCGATGCCGGCGTCGCAGACCATGCCCGAGGTGCCGCAGGACTTCCCCGACATGTCCAACGACCAGGTGTGGGTGTGGGACAGTTGGCCCCTCACCGACGAAGACGGCAACCAGTACTCGGTGAAGGGCCAGGAGATCATCTTCTCGCTCGTCGCCGACCGCAGCCTGGGCTTCGACGAACGTCACCAGTACGCCAAGATCGGCTACTTCTACCGTGAAACGGGCGTACCGGCCGAAGAGCGGCCCGAGAACGGCGGCTGGACCTACGGCGGACTCGTCTTCGACGAAGGCGTGACCGACCAGATTTTCGAGGACAAGTCGTTCAGCCACCAAACCCAGTGGTCCGGTTCGGCGCGGGTATTCAAGGGCGGTGAGGTCAAGCTGTTCTTCACCGACGTCGCGTTCTACCGAGACGCGCAGGGTCAGGACGTCAAGCCGTACGACCCGCGTCTCACGCTCAGCGTCGGCAAGGTGCACTCCACCGGCAAGGACGTGAAGCTGACCGGTTTCAACAAGGTCACTGAGTTGCTGCAGGCCGACGGTGAGTACTACCAGACCGGCGAGCAGAACCCGTCCTTCAACTTCCGTGACCCGTTCACGTTCGAGGACCCGGCCCACCCCGGTGAAACGTACATGGTCTTCGAGGGCAACACCGCGATGCCCCGCGACGAGGCATATTGCACCGAAGAGGACCTTGGCTACCAGGCCGGCGACCCGTTCGCCGAGACGACGGACGAGGTCAACGCCTCCGGAGCGACGTACCAGATCGCCAATATCGGTCTCGCGAAAGCAACGAACGAGGACCTGACCGAGTGGGAGTTCCTCCCGCCGATCCTGTCGGCGAACTGTGTCACCGACCAGACCGAGCGACCGCAGTTCGTCTTCAAGGACGGTAAGTCCTACCTGTTCACGATCACGCACCGTGGCACGTTCGCGGCCGGGATCGACGGACCTGAGGGTGTCTACGGATTCGTCGGCGACGGCATCCGTTCGGACTTCAAGCCGCTCAACGGTTCCGGTCTGGCGCTGGGCAACCCGACCAACCTGAACTACCAGCAGGGTCAGCCCTTCGCGCCGAACGCCGACCAGCACCCGGGCGCGTTCCAGGCCTACTCGCACTACGTGATGCCCGGCGGCCTTGTGCAGTCGTTCATCGACACCATCGGCTCGCCCGATGACTTCGTGCGGGGCGGCACGCTCGCACCGACCGTGAAGATGGACATCGCAGGTGACACCACGAACGTCGACTACTCGTACGGAGACGGCGGGCTCGGCGGCTGGGCCGATGTGCCGGCGAACATCAACATCAACCCGGGCGGACAAGTGAAGCCGCTGCGCTGATCCGACCTGCCGGCCGTGGGTGCCCCGTTCCGGTCTCGGCGCGGGGCACCCACCCTGCCCGGCACAGCGTCCGCTTTCCGCGGACGCACACCGACCTACCCGAAGGACTTCTCTGTGACCGATCAGGATGCCTCTGCTCCCGCCGCCCCGCGGCGGAAGCCGCGCCGCCGCACGCTCGTGATATCCGCGATCGTCGTTGTCGCACTGATGGTCGCCGCCACGGTAGTGACGCTCTCCGTCGCCGGGGGGAGCGGCACGGATCCCGCCCCGCGCCCGACCGAGTCCGCGCCGGCCGCGTCGAGCCCGTTCCAGCGCCCGGCCGACTGGTCGCCGCACCGCCCGGCGGTGCACATGACGCCCGAGAAGAACTGGATGAACGACCCGCAGAAGCCGTTCTTCCTCGACGGCGTGTGGCACTACTACTACCTCTATAACGCCGATCACCCCGACGGGAACGGCACCGCGTGGTACCACTCGACCTCAACCGACCTCGTGCACTGGGAAGACCAGGGCGTCGCGATCGACAAGTACACCAACGGTCTCGGCGACATCTGGACGGGCACCGCCGTCGTCGACGCCGAAAACACCGCCGGGTTCGGGGCCGGCGCGGTCATCGCCCTCGTCACCCAGCAGG
It includes:
- a CDS encoding patatin-like phospholipase family protein; the encoded protein is MTTSPQSATPQPTSVASPRQAPDVPSRTALVLGGGGSTGNAWLLGVIAGLTEAGMDVSRADLVVGTSAGATAAAQISGASPARLLGDILGAAADPARTPVRPVGDHLERTNRIIADSVDAADLRRRLGAAALDLAEMAGASAQTRWRATVASRLPSQHWPHRRMLLTAVDAHTGEPVVFDRHSGVELADAVAASCASGFAYRIRDHAFIDGGYRSNADNADLAAGYARVLVLSPFGGRSRTPAGWGLQLATQIENLRAGGSRVETIIPSPAAEHLFGANAMDASLRPPAARAGYEQGGAFAEEFAEFWR
- a CDS encoding glycoside hydrolase family 68 protein yields the protein MHSLQKSPRRLLAAAGTTVALTTAALLGLPSAATALPALQDGPEPTPHTQEAHAPEDDFTAKWTRADARQLQRVSDPTTPPRENSMPASQTMPEVPQDFPDMSNDQVWVWDSWPLTDEDGNQYSVKGQEIIFSLVADRSLGFDERHQYAKIGYFYRETGVPAEERPENGGWTYGGLVFDEGVTDQIFEDKSFSHQTQWSGSARVFKGGEVKLFFTDVAFYRDAQGQDVKPYDPRLTLSVGKVHSTGKDVKLTGFNKVTELLQADGEYYQTGEQNPSFNFRDPFTFEDPAHPGETYMVFEGNTAMPRDEAYCTEEDLGYQAGDPFAETTDEVNASGATYQIANIGLAKATNEDLTEWEFLPPILSANCVTDQTERPQFVFKDGKSYLFTITHRGTFAAGIDGPEGVYGFVGDGIRSDFKPLNGSGLALGNPTNLNYQQGQPFAPNADQHPGAFQAYSHYVMPGGLVQSFIDTIGSPDDFVRGGTLAPTVKMDIAGDTTNVDYSYGDGGLGGWADVPANININPGGQVKPLR